The following proteins are co-located in the Acinetobacter shaoyimingii genome:
- a CDS encoding 1-acyl-sn-glycerol-3-phosphate acyltransferase, translated as MKQSFPQLPAQVPVRGTPFSRSIFKKLYLAQGWQFDGDFPDLPKAVAIISPHTSNYDGLYGFLAMLGLGISVTVFGKDSLFNTPLKGLLKWMGVIPVKRDTPQGLTKQIIDVIQSKDKIWIALAPEGTRKSPEHIRSGFWHIAKGANIPIVMFALDYKNKAIHCLGVVHPTDNYEHDLEMILRHYQGKFYPKNMQRLAKPLKKLL; from the coding sequence ATGAAACAGTCCTTCCCTCAATTGCCAGCCCAAGTTCCTGTACGAGGAACGCCGTTCAGCCGTAGTATTTTTAAAAAACTCTATTTAGCGCAAGGCTGGCAGTTTGATGGTGATTTTCCAGATCTACCCAAAGCTGTTGCGATCATTTCACCACATACTTCAAATTATGATGGACTTTATGGCTTCTTGGCGATGCTTGGACTTGGAATTAGTGTGACAGTTTTTGGCAAAGACAGTTTATTTAACACCCCACTCAAAGGCTTACTGAAATGGATGGGGGTGATTCCTGTCAAAAGAGATACACCTCAAGGACTGACCAAACAGATTATCGACGTGATTCAATCTAAAGATAAAATTTGGATTGCACTGGCGCCTGAAGGCACACGAAAAAGCCCCGAGCATATTCGTAGCGGATTTTGGCATATTGCTAAAGGTGCAAATATTCCCATTGTCATGTTTGCATTGGACTACAAAAACAAAGCCATTCACTGTTTGGGTGTTGTCCATCCAACAGATAACTATGAACATGATCTTGAAATGATCTTGAGACATTATCAAGGTAAGTTTTATCCTAAAAACATGCAGCGCTTAGCCAAACCATTGAAGAAACTTTTGTAA
- a CDS encoding patatin-like phospholipase family protein: protein MFIPSFYKKITLIGLLTLSFVGCDKATQTPTTTTPIKAREPVIAIALGGGGAKGFAHIGVLKVLESHGIKPKIVTGTSAGSFVGSIYASGKSPYQLQQIAQTLKESDIRDLTLSSQGVVLGQKLQDYVNRQVTNKPIEQFPIRFAAVATRLDSGKRADFIKGNTGQAVRASCSIPNVFVPATIGQHKYVDGGLVSPIPVQTAKDMGADIVIAVDISARPVGDKPLSMWGLLDQTINIMGQQSINNELNQAQVVIQPKVGHLGTLDLKSSNQAILEGEKAAQLKIKSIETAIHNFKKSPAAFKPAPRGKI from the coding sequence ATGTTTATTCCCTCTTTTTATAAAAAAATTACACTGATTGGCTTACTTACCCTCAGCTTTGTCGGTTGTGATAAAGCCACTCAAACACCAACAACAACGACTCCAATTAAAGCACGCGAACCTGTCATTGCCATTGCATTGGGTGGCGGTGGGGCTAAAGGCTTTGCTCACATTGGCGTTCTGAAAGTTTTAGAGTCTCATGGTATTAAACCCAAAATTGTTACAGGTACCAGTGCAGGAAGTTTCGTCGGCAGTATCTATGCCAGTGGCAAATCCCCTTATCAACTCCAACAAATTGCGCAGACCTTAAAAGAGTCAGATATTCGAGATTTGACCTTGAGTAGCCAAGGTGTGGTATTGGGTCAAAAATTACAAGACTATGTTAACCGTCAAGTGACCAATAAACCGATTGAACAATTTCCGATACGTTTTGCCGCTGTGGCAACAAGACTCGACTCAGGTAAACGTGCCGATTTTATTAAAGGTAATACAGGTCAAGCTGTACGTGCTTCTTGCAGTATTCCAAATGTCTTTGTCCCAGCCACCATTGGTCAGCATAAATATGTCGATGGTGGATTGGTAAGCCCTATACCAGTACAAACTGCCAAAGATATGGGCGCAGATATTGTTATTGCGGTTGATATCTCTGCACGTCCAGTCGGTGATAAACCTTTAAGCATGTGGGGACTCTTGGATCAAACCATCAATATTATGGGACAACAGAGTATAAATAATGAACTGAATCAAGCCCAAGTGGTGATTCAACCCAAAGTTGGACATTTAGGAACACTCGATTTGAAGTCTAGCAATCAAGCGATTCTTGAAGGTGAAAAAGCCGCACAGTTAAAAATTAAATCGATCGAAACTGCAATTCACAATTTTAAAAAATCCCCTGCTGCATTTAAACCTGCACCACGAGGAAAAATTTAA
- the putP gene encoding sodium/proline symporter PutP has protein sequence MSSLNPTLITFLFYIVAMVIIGLIAYRATTNFSDYILGGRRLGSFVTALSAGASDMSGWLLMGLPGAIYLSGLSEMWIAIGLILGAWLNWLLVAGRLRVHTEVQHNALTLPDYFSNRFNDQKKVLRIVSACIILIFFAIYCASGMVAGARLFESMFHFSYTTALWISAIATISYVFVGGFLAVSWTDTIQAGLMIFALLLTPVVTILSFSDLTEVTLALEAARPQAMNIFGDLSVVAILSLLAWGLGYFGQPHILVRFMAADSVKSIPNARRIGMTWMILCLGGAVAAGFFGIAFFHANPDLAATVNANPETVFMELTKILFNPWIAGIVLAAILAAVMSTLSCQLLVCSSTLTEDFYKAFIRKNASQKELVWIGRLMVLLIAILAIVLAANPESKVLGLVAYAWAGFGAAFGPLIILSLFWKRMTLNGALAGMIIGAVIVIVWKNFFGYTGLYEIIPGFICSLIAIIVVSLADKVPNTDVTARFDEADRLYKDAFK, from the coding sequence ATGAGCTCCCTAAATCCCACACTAATCACCTTTCTATTTTATATAGTCGCCATGGTTATCATTGGTTTAATAGCCTATCGTGCGACAACCAATTTTTCAGATTATATTTTAGGGGGACGACGTTTAGGCAGTTTCGTGACAGCACTTTCAGCAGGTGCTTCAGACATGAGTGGCTGGTTACTCATGGGACTCCCTGGAGCCATTTATCTGTCTGGCTTGTCTGAAATGTGGATCGCGATTGGTCTTATTTTAGGTGCATGGTTGAACTGGCTTTTGGTGGCTGGACGCTTACGTGTACATACTGAAGTACAGCACAATGCCCTCACCTTACCCGATTATTTTTCAAATCGATTCAATGATCAAAAGAAAGTTTTACGTATCGTATCTGCTTGTATTATTCTAATTTTCTTTGCAATTTACTGTGCTTCTGGCATGGTGGCTGGTGCTCGTCTCTTTGAGAGCATGTTCCATTTTTCCTACACCACTGCCCTTTGGATTAGTGCAATTGCGACTATTAGCTACGTATTTGTAGGTGGATTCCTTGCTGTATCATGGACCGATACCATCCAAGCAGGCTTGATGATTTTTGCTTTGTTACTCACACCTGTTGTGACCATTCTCAGCTTCTCAGATTTGACTGAAGTCACTTTGGCACTCGAAGCTGCTCGTCCACAGGCCATGAATATTTTTGGTGACTTAAGTGTCGTTGCGATTTTGTCATTACTGGCATGGGGCTTAGGTTACTTCGGTCAACCGCATATCTTAGTACGTTTCATGGCCGCAGACTCGGTTAAATCTATTCCAAATGCACGTCGTATTGGTATGACTTGGATGATTTTGTGTCTAGGTGGTGCTGTGGCTGCTGGATTCTTTGGTATTGCATTTTTTCACGCCAACCCTGATCTCGCTGCAACTGTAAATGCCAATCCAGAAACCGTGTTTATGGAACTCACAAAGATTCTTTTTAATCCGTGGATTGCCGGTATTGTATTGGCAGCGATTTTAGCGGCAGTCATGAGTACGCTCAGTTGCCAACTTTTAGTCTGTTCGAGCACTTTGACAGAAGACTTTTACAAAGCCTTTATTCGTAAAAATGCTTCACAAAAAGAATTGGTGTGGATAGGTCGTTTAATGGTGCTATTGATTGCGATTTTAGCCATTGTTCTTGCAGCGAATCCTGAATCGAAAGTACTGGGGCTTGTCGCATATGCATGGGCTGGTTTTGGCGCAGCATTTGGTCCACTGATTATTTTGTCATTATTCTGGAAACGCATGACTTTAAATGGTGCGCTTGCAGGTATGATCATTGGTGCTGTTATCGTCATTGTTTGGAAAAATTTCTTTGGTTATACAGGTCTATACGAAATTATTCCTGGCTTTATTTGCTCACTCATTGCCATCATTGTGGTAAGTCTTGCAGACAAAGTACCCAATACAGATGTCACTGCCCGCTTTGATGAAGCAGATCGTTTATACAAAGATGCGTTTAAATAA
- a CDS encoding GGDEF domain-containing protein, translating into MEKSQHKFDDLFDDQKFLDVLQGAEKLELVSFISKLPIPIAIIENEGIFLGINQNFADIYESDALYLMGKKLSSVSTVVHAYYIEALNDFKSQSHLQLVENEFYSKGHFYILNFKSLRDVDRKLIAVIVVCTDVTRLKRRERVLIQNNQKLHDHLYIDQTTGVNNRRALERFLKQNFVGTKRENYSFLKIDLDDFKKFNQLNSYTYGDELLTSIAQLFHDEIAQDNAILYRLNSASFVVVLEKCTPWSALTVAERLRHKMMKENIRFEADSEEILTISIGIYHPQAHNNFNELDIIEQIDIAVQQAKSQGKNSIFVLD; encoded by the coding sequence ATGGAAAAATCACAACACAAATTTGATGATTTATTTGATGACCAAAAGTTTTTAGACGTCCTACAAGGTGCTGAAAAGTTAGAACTCGTCTCTTTCATTTCTAAATTGCCTATTCCCATCGCGATCATCGAAAATGAAGGTATATTTCTAGGAATTAACCAAAATTTTGCTGACATTTATGAAAGTGATGCATTGTACTTAATGGGTAAAAAACTCAGTTCTGTATCAACGGTCGTGCATGCTTATTATATTGAGGCTTTGAATGATTTTAAGAGTCAGAGCCATCTGCAGCTGGTCGAAAATGAGTTTTATTCTAAGGGTCACTTTTATATTTTAAATTTTAAATCCTTAAGAGATGTCGATCGTAAATTAATTGCAGTGATTGTGGTGTGTACAGATGTCACACGATTAAAGCGTCGTGAACGTGTGTTGATCCAAAATAATCAAAAATTACATGATCATTTGTATATTGACCAAACGACTGGTGTGAATAATAGAAGGGCTCTAGAGCGATTTTTAAAGCAAAACTTTGTCGGTACAAAACGGGAAAATTATTCTTTCTTGAAAATTGATTTGGATGATTTTAAAAAGTTTAATCAACTCAATAGTTATACCTATGGAGATGAATTACTCACTTCTATTGCGCAACTGTTTCATGACGAAATTGCACAAGATAATGCAATTTTGTATCGTCTAAATTCTGCCAGTTTTGTCGTTGTTTTAGAAAAATGCACCCCTTGGTCAGCATTAACAGTGGCAGAGCGACTGCGCCATAAAATGATGAAAGAAAATATTCGTTTTGAAGCAGATTCTGAGGAAATACTCACGATTTCAATTGGGATTTATCACCCTCAAGCACACAACAATTTTAATGAGCTCGATATTATTGAACAAATAGATATTGCGGTACAACAAGCCAAGTCACAGGGTAAAAATTCGATTTTTGTTTTGGATTAA
- a CDS encoding NfeD family protein: MNLVIEPWHWFVLGTVLIISELFIPAFAALWFGLAALVVGILLWVFPEMNLGLQLIIWGILSIVCTLLWFKYIKPRANRDTQSQIERENTIGKTGMVILTHLEQDHIRVRFTTAVLGADEWNCRTVSPVQVGDRVRVIDILDNELLVQPYSTTTTPL, from the coding sequence ATGAATTTAGTGATTGAACCTTGGCATTGGTTCGTTTTAGGTACTGTGCTTATTATCTCTGAGTTATTTATACCCGCTTTCGCTGCACTGTGGTTTGGTCTTGCTGCACTGGTCGTTGGTATTTTATTGTGGGTTTTCCCAGAGATGAACCTTGGTTTACAGTTGATAATCTGGGGAATATTATCCATTGTATGTACTTTACTTTGGTTTAAATATATTAAGCCTCGTGCAAATCGAGATACACAATCACAAATTGAGCGTGAAAATACCATTGGTAAAACAGGTATGGTCATACTTACGCATCTTGAACAAGATCATATTCGCGTGCGCTTTACGACCGCTGTTTTAGGGGCAGATGAATGGAACTGTCGCACGGTTTCCCCTGTACAAGTGGGTGATCGTGTACGCGTTATTGATATTCTTGACAATGAGTTACTTGTTCAACCTTACTCTACAACCACCACACCGTTGTAA
- a CDS encoding SPFH domain-containing protein: MSGFAVGLVFFAFVVFTIFKGVRIVPQGYKWIVQRWGKYQEVLDPGLNFIIPYIDEVAYKVTTKDIVLDIPSQEVITRDNAVLVMNAVAYINIAAPAKAVYGIENYSWAIQNLVQTSLRSIVGEMDLDDALSSRDHIKAKLKIAISDDISDWGITLKTVEIQDIQPSSTMQSAMEAQAAAERQRRATVTRADGEKQAAILEAEGRLEASRRDAEAQVVLAEASEKAIQMVTNAVGDKEIPVAYLLGEQYVKAMQEMAKSNNAKTVVLPADIMNTIRGVMGRTPPNS; the protein is encoded by the coding sequence ATGTCTGGTTTCGCAGTGGGTTTGGTGTTTTTTGCTTTTGTGGTATTTACCATTTTTAAAGGTGTCCGAATTGTACCTCAAGGCTATAAATGGATCGTACAACGCTGGGGCAAATATCAAGAAGTCTTGGATCCAGGACTGAATTTTATTATTCCTTATATTGATGAAGTTGCATATAAAGTCACCACCAAAGATATTGTTTTAGATATTCCATCTCAAGAAGTCATTACGCGTGATAATGCAGTATTGGTAATGAATGCTGTGGCTTATATTAATATTGCGGCTCCTGCAAAAGCGGTTTATGGAATTGAAAATTATTCTTGGGCAATTCAAAACTTAGTCCAAACATCATTACGTTCAATTGTGGGCGAAATGGATCTAGATGATGCTTTGTCATCACGTGACCATATTAAAGCCAAACTCAAAATTGCCATTTCAGATGATATATCTGATTGGGGTATTACTTTAAAAACAGTTGAAATTCAGGACATTCAACCTTCATCTACCATGCAATCTGCCATGGAAGCTCAGGCTGCTGCTGAACGTCAACGTCGTGCAACAGTTACGCGTGCAGATGGTGAAAAGCAAGCTGCGATTTTAGAAGCTGAAGGTCGCCTTGAAGCGTCACGTCGTGATGCAGAAGCACAAGTCGTACTGGCTGAAGCATCTGAAAAAGCCATTCAAATGGTGACCAATGCTGTGGGCGATAAAGAAATTCCTGTGGCGTATTTATTGGGTGAACAATATGTCAAAGCCATGCAAGAAATGGCGAAATCCAACAATGCGAAAACTGTGGTTCTACCCGCTGACATTATGAACACCATCCGTGGTGTGATGGGGCGTACACCTCCAAATAGCTAA
- the prpF gene encoding 2-methylaconitate cis-trans isomerase PrpF, with translation MSFAAQIKIPATYMRGGTSKGVFFKLDDLPERAQVAGQARDDLLLRVIGSPDPYGKQIDGMGGATSSTSKTVILSKSSQPDHDVDYLFGQVSIDKAFVDWSGNCGNLTAAVGSFAISNGLIDSARIPENGLCTVRIWQANIQKTIIAHVPVTNGEVQETGNFELDGVTFPAAEVQIEFLDPADDGEEGGSMFPTGNVFDELTVPDIGTFKVTMINAGIPTIFLNAEDIGYTGTELQDQINNDDAALKRFETIRAYGALKMGLISDISEAKSRQHTPKVAFVSPPKSYQSSSGKDVHETDVDLLVRALSMGKLHHAMMGTAAVAIGTAAAIPGTLVNLAAGGQDREAVRFGHPSGTLRVGAQATIENGQWVVQKAIMSRSARVLMEGWVRVPADCF, from the coding sequence ATGAGCTTTGCTGCACAAATTAAAATCCCTGCAACATATATGCGCGGTGGAACAAGTAAAGGTGTTTTTTTTAAGTTAGATGATCTTCCTGAGCGAGCACAAGTTGCAGGTCAAGCACGAGATGATTTGTTATTACGTGTAATTGGCAGTCCAGATCCTTATGGCAAACAAATTGATGGTATGGGTGGAGCAACCTCAAGTACCAGTAAAACAGTCATTTTGTCTAAAAGTTCACAACCTGATCATGATGTTGACTATTTATTTGGTCAAGTTTCGATTGATAAAGCATTTGTCGATTGGAGTGGTAATTGCGGAAATTTAACAGCTGCTGTGGGTTCTTTTGCCATCAGTAATGGCTTGATTGATTCAGCACGTATTCCTGAAAATGGCTTGTGTACGGTGCGTATTTGGCAAGCCAATATTCAAAAAACCATTATTGCGCATGTACCTGTGACCAATGGCGAGGTCCAAGAAACAGGTAATTTTGAGCTGGATGGTGTGACATTCCCAGCAGCTGAAGTTCAGATTGAATTTTTAGATCCAGCCGATGATGGTGAAGAGGGTGGATCTATGTTTCCTACAGGCAATGTGTTTGATGAACTGACTGTCCCAGACATTGGTACTTTTAAAGTGACCATGATTAATGCTGGTATTCCAACTATTTTTTTAAATGCAGAAGATATTGGCTACACAGGAACTGAGTTACAAGATCAGATTAATAATGACGATGCTGCATTAAAGCGTTTTGAAACCATTCGTGCTTATGGTGCACTGAAAATGGGTTTAATCTCAGATATTTCAGAAGCCAAAAGCCGCCAACATACGCCTAAAGTTGCCTTTGTATCGCCACCAAAGTCTTATCAATCTTCAAGTGGTAAAGATGTCCATGAAACTGATGTCGATTTATTGGTTCGTGCATTATCTATGGGCAAATTGCATCACGCCATGATGGGAACAGCGGCGGTTGCAATTGGAACGGCTGCTGCCATTCCAGGAACATTGGTCAATCTTGCTGCGGGAGGGCAAGATCGTGAAGCGGTACGTTTTGGACATCCATCTGGAACTTTAAGAGTTGGAGCGCAAGCGACCATTGAAAATGGGCAGTGGGTGGTACAAAAAGCCATCATGAGTCGAAGTGCACGTGTACTGATGGAAGGTTGGGTTCGTGTACCTGCCGATTGTTTCTAA
- a CDS encoding polyprenyl synthetase family protein, whose protein sequence is MTSILQVNTEILKQAQEQIRQDLKFALDAFSLPEPLKSAVYHAVMLGGKRVRPALCYATSHLKPNHPHYAAVRRAAVAVELIHCYSLAHDDLPCMDNDLIRRGQPTCHAAFGEDTALLAGDVLQSMAFEVLGSRLFDTQVAVDAKIVLKQMQILATSSSKMVAGQVLDIQAEGKHVDQAALENIHRNKTGALMQAAIMMAAVTVFEGTDQAIPKLREFGQAIGLAFQVQDDILDVISDTETLGKTAGKDEQVDKSTYPALMGLQGAKNYAQQLHDQAFQALAYFGDQARELNEISTFLLSRKN, encoded by the coding sequence GTGACATCAATTCTGCAAGTAAATACTGAAATTTTAAAGCAAGCTCAAGAACAAATCAGACAAGATTTGAAATTTGCTTTAGATGCTTTTTCTTTACCTGAGCCTCTAAAAAGTGCCGTTTATCATGCAGTGATGTTAGGCGGAAAACGTGTCCGTCCAGCTTTGTGTTATGCAACATCTCATTTGAAGCCAAATCATCCTCACTATGCAGCGGTTAGACGTGCTGCGGTTGCAGTTGAGTTGATTCACTGCTATTCGTTGGCCCATGATGATTTACCCTGTATGGATAATGATTTAATTCGACGTGGTCAGCCCACATGCCATGCTGCATTTGGTGAAGATACAGCATTGCTTGCAGGTGATGTTTTACAGTCTATGGCATTTGAAGTATTGGGTAGTCGGCTGTTTGATACCCAAGTGGCTGTGGATGCCAAAATTGTTTTAAAACAAATGCAAATATTAGCCACTTCAAGTTCTAAAATGGTGGCAGGACAAGTCCTCGATATTCAAGCTGAAGGCAAACATGTCGATCAAGCTGCACTTGAAAATATCCATCGCAATAAGACAGGTGCACTGATGCAGGCAGCCATTATGATGGCAGCTGTCACCGTGTTTGAAGGTACAGATCAAGCCATTCCAAAGTTACGTGAGTTTGGGCAGGCCATTGGTTTAGCTTTTCAGGTACAAGATGATATTTTGGATGTGATTTCAGATACTGAAACGTTAGGGAAAACAGCCGGTAAAGACGAACAAGTGGATAAATCTACTTATCCAGCGCTAATGGGTTTGCAAGGTGCGAAGAATTATGCACAGCAATTGCATGATCAAGCGTTTCAAGCTTTGGCATATTTTGGTGATCAAGCTCGTGAGCTGAATGAAATTTCAACATTTTTATTGTCCCGTAAAAATTAA